In Ovis canadensis isolate MfBH-ARS-UI-01 breed Bighorn chromosome 15, ARS-UI_OviCan_v2, whole genome shotgun sequence, the genomic stretch ACAGAAATTTTCAGGTAGTGTAGTTTGACCTGCAATCTGTGATATTTGAACAAATAATGCCATGCTAAGTGTCCAGACTTTTGTTTTCTAGGAAGAGGTGAGTGTTTTCCACACATTAGCTTACAATTCAAGATCACAATCACTTAGCCAACATCTGTATTGAGTATTAAGTTAATTGTGGTGGTGGTTcggtcactaagtcttgtctgactcttatgcaaccccatggactgtagcctgccaggctcctctgttcatggcatttcccaggcaagaatactggagtaggttgccatttccttctccatagtatTATAATAGTATTAAGTACTGTTaattaatctgtttttaaaaaattgaagtactgttaaaaaattaaagtactgTTCATCTCCAAGAGTAGTTAGTACTGCTTGACAGTTTTGACCACATCCAGAATTCAGGTAAAAAGAGAGCTTTACTCATTCTTCTTGGTTGTTGAATTCGAGGTATTCTGCTCTCTTTGACCTTTAAGGACCCTAGGAGTAGAGACAAATCACAAATGGAGTTTGGAGACCTGAAAGGTTTGCTGAGTTGTTTAAATATGAACACTGTGCAGTATatcaaagtgttagtcgttctTGAGATAAAGTGTTAgtcctctccaactctttgcgaccccttggactatagcctgccaggctcctttgtccatgggatttcccagacaagaagactggagtgggttgccatttccttctccagaggatcttacaaacccatggattgaacctgggtctctcacattataCGCAAAATtgttaccacctgagccaccagagaaacatTATTGTGCAGTATATAAATGGGACTTATTTTAATTCAGTCACCCATGCTATGTGGTGCATTTAATCTCcttacatttaaagtgattattgatagatatgtgttcagttcagtttgtgaccccatgaactgcagcacagcaggcctccctgtccatcaacaactcccagagtttaccatactcatgtctattgagtcggtgatgccatccaaccatctcatcctctgtcgtccccgtcctcttctcctccctccttcaatctttcccagcatcagggtcttttcaaatgagtcagttcttcacatcaggtggccaaagttttggagctgcagcttcagcatcagttcttccaatgaacactcagaactgatctcctttaggatggactggttggatctccttgcagtccaagggaatctcaagaatcttctccaacaccaccttcaaaagcatcaattcttcggcgctcaagcttgctttatagtccaactctcacatccatacatgactactggaaaagccatagccttgactagacggacctttgttgacaatgtctctactttttaatatgctttctaggttggtcatgacttcccttccaaggaggaagcatcttttaatttcatggctgcaatcaccatctgcagtgattttggagcccaagaaaataaaagtctctcacagtttcccACCtgtttatcatgaagtgatgggaccagatgccatgatcttagttttctgaatgttgagctttaagccaactttttcactctcctctttcactttcatcaagaggctttttagttcctcttcactttctgccataagggtggtgtcatctgcatatctgaggttattgatatttttcccagcaatcttgattccagcttgtgcttcttccagcccagcgcttctcatgatgtactctgcatagaagttaaagaagcagggtgacaacatacagccttgacgtactccttttcctatttggaaccagtctgttgttgcatgtccagttctaactgttgcttcctgacctgcatacagatttctcaagaggcaggtcaggtggtctggtattcccatctctttcagaattttccacagtttattgtgatccccacagtcaaaggcttcggcatagtcaataaagcagaaatagatgtttttctggaactctcttgctttttcgatgatccagcagatgttggcaatttgatctctggttcctctgccttttctaaaaccaacttgaacatctggaagttcacggttcatgtattgttgaatcctgacttggagaattttgagcattagtttgctagcatttgagatgagtgcaattgtgcgacagtttgaagattctttggcattgccttttttagggattggaatgaaaactgaccttttccatgtACCTATGGctgttttgttgattgtttctagTTGTTTTTGTGGTTCTTCTCTTGGTCTTTCCCCTGGTGGTTTGATGATTTGTTTTTTCAGTGTtacttttggatttctttctgttttttgtgtATCTGTTGTAGGTTTGTGGTTACCATAGGTTCATATATATTGACATGTAATAATGAcatatgtgtgcacatatatatatatatacattcacaagcatgcgtgctaagtcacttcagtcgtatcggactctgtgcaaccctgtggactatagcccaccaggctgctctgtccatagaataCTGCacacaaaaacactggagtgggttgccatgccctcttccaggggatcttcctgacccagggatcaaacctgcatctccctctGGCGCCTTAGACTGCAGATACAGTTTCAGAAGTTCTCTGCTCATTTGGCAGCACTTTAGGGTTAGTAAATGATTTCCCTTCATGATAGTGTAGGTGCCCGTTAAACAGCTGCTTTTTTGCTCTGTCCCAGGATGGGCAAGTCTGTGTACAGGCTCCTCACTGACATTCCTCCCTACTGAAGACCCTTGTTGGGGATGGGTTTCCCATAGATACCATGTCTCTGTCTCTTTTACCCGTCCTCTGTATGATCCTTCTATCACTTGTTCTGCAGCCCTCAGTATTTCTTCAGCAGGAATTGATCTGTGTGTAGGTGCAAATTCAGCATGTTCGTGTGAAGAGATCAGTTCAGGGTCTTCTACACTGTCATCTTTGACTGGAACCTCccgaatattttaaatgatactgTGGGCTGTGTTATTGTCTGAAGTTCACTTTATGGTGCCTGGATCTTGAGATTTAAGACTATTTCACTTAGCCATTTACCCTTCTCTTGGTACCCATTCACGTGTCCTATAGGTAGCATTTGAAGATACTGGGCACAAAAAGTTGACAGTTCAAGAGGCATGACGTGTGTGTGCACTCTCAAGAGTGTACTCACCCATACCTGAACCTGCTGATTTGCATAGGAggggtgaatggaatttttttttttaattaaataaaaggtAAATGGGAAAATGCCTTATAAATTGTCCCTATActgaaaaaagacatttttcatgAAAGGGAAAGATTCTTAACTGTATTTTTAGgtcaacttttaaattttttgtttggttAAAGTTCCtcttaatgtgattttttttttttttttccctattaacTTGAAGAGTGGTAACAAAGCGCAGGCTGTATTAGGGAAACTGGCATATTAGAACATATTGTCATATCTCCCCTATagtttggggaagaaaaaaatgagttcCCTAATTATTTCCCGTGTCCCTCTGCTATCGTTAGTGGTAATGATGATTGTGGTGGTGCTGCTTTAACCCCTGTAAGGAGGCCTGTGATCAGGTCCTAGAGCTCATGGTATTAGGAAAACGTGCTAGCATTGTGGCCTTGTTTGAGGCCACTTCTTCAGTGCACCTAACCTACCTACCTTAGTGTTGGGTAATGGATAGCAAGAGAAAATGCTTAAAACTTCAAGGGATCtagaaaagataaatttaaattgtAATGTTTAAAAACCAAACTGGTAGATTAAAATAACAGATTGGAAAttgcattgcaaagagtcagggtGGGCAAGCTGGGTGCAAAGGGGGTCAAAAGGTGCAGACTTGCAGCTGTAAATAAGTAGTGGGGATGTGACATCCAGCTTGATGACTAATAATTCTgtactgcatatttgaaagttgctgagggAGTAGactttaaaagttctcatcaaagAGAGAAATTTGTAACTGTGGTGACAGATATTAACTAAACTTAATGTgttgatcattttgcaatatatacaaatattgtattgtttgattgtacatctgaaactaatataatgttgtgtcagtgcctcagttttttaaaaaagcacattcCCTGAGCTGTCAGTGTTCACATCATATGAGGAGCAAATATCCAGTACTTGTGTTTACTACCTCAGGTAGAGAAGAATGAAGTCTAACAAATCTATatttacttctttctctctcaacTCTTCTGGGAgtgctataaaaatattgaaagttAATCTTAGAATCACAAAACATACTCTGTTTAGTTACTGAGGGAAAGTATTGGCAATTCTAAAGCAAGAGAAAATTGAGAATGCAGAACTTTTTAAAGGAAGGGTCAAATAATAAAATCCGGAGTTAGTAGGGAGAGACTTTATTGAAAGCATTATTGCCAGAGGGGAAAAGAGATTATTGCAGTGGAGAGAATTCTCTGACCAAAAGATTTACCAGCTTCTCAGGGGAGGAGTAAACAGTGCTTGGAACAGAACTGCTTGGTCTGATTGTAGATCCCAGATTGTTTTAGCCTGAGGCCAGCTTTTTCTCTGGAGGGATCCTTTGCTGGCTCTGGCTGAGGTTATACCAAAGTTCAGGGGcctagaggaaggagagaaacttgaaaatatggttagctattatttttccagttttgttcCAGTTGATTATTTCAGCAAGCAGTTCAGCTAATTACTCATAAATTTATAAATGAGACAATGGGGATATGGAGGTCCTTTGTTCTGGTCATAGGTAAACAGTGGGATGTTCTTGAGTCTTACAGAAGCCATACAGAGAGTAGGAGGGTTTCTTTAGGCAAGGCTTTTCTAGAAACAGGAGTGCAGGTCTCAGGTAAAATTTAACTTGTTAAAAGGCATTTTCCTGTTTGAAgtggaaaataattaaatgtacaaataaaatTCATTGAAACGTTTATATAGGAAGGCCTTAGGATACTCATTGACTTTCAGGAATTAATAATTCTACATCACTAAGTGTAGTTTGAAAGTACTTACAGACCGATCTCACTTGTACCATAGTGAAATTTTCCTGAAAGAAGGGTAGGGAGGGGAGAGTGGAAAACCAATCTAAATTAATCAGGTCTAAATGATCACGATTAGGGCTAATTTGTTATATGGTTTTCATCCAATCCCATAAGacgctgatttttttttccttctgtgagaAATACTAGGTATTGTGCTGGTCCAAGTGACTTGGCTGGAGGAAATTAAACTTTTCCTATGTTTAAcgtattttccatttaaaaaagagGGAGGAAGTAAAATTGTGACTGGGACACTGGTATAAAATCAGTAGTAcctggtttttattttccttattaacAAGGGGATTGGTAAGATGTTATAACCAGTTCAAATGATAGAACCAGACACATTTATTGATCAGGAATATTGAAATAAATGAGCAAGTAGAGGCAAAACTGTCTTCTTCCACAGTGGGCCAGGGGAGTCAATTGTACCTCTAACAGAATTTACCAGAATATGGACAAGAATTGTTCTGCATTGCTGTTAGTTATATACAGTTGTCAGGTATAAAAGGCAGTGAAAAACTCAGAGCTCTCATAATCGGAATGTGACAACCTGAAGGTTGTACTCTCAACAGTGCAGTTTTCCACTGAAGCCAGGTATTTTTCTCCAAATCTAGTTTCTGAAATTTACagctccctctccccctctcaAATAATCTTCCCTTAAGTATCAGACTTCCTAGAAGGCaagtgcatgtctgtgtgtgtttcttattcttttttgatgTACTCTGTAAATATAGAAGATGCTTAGTGAATGTTCTGTTAATTGAATTATCTACAGTAGTGCGTCTCAAACTGTAATGTGCTTATGTATCACCTGgggatttattttttgaatacagTTCTAATTCAGTGAGTGCATGGGCCTTACCAAGATCTCTTTTTTCTGATCAGTCCCCGCTGATGCTGGTACTAGTTCATGGACAATAAATAGCAGTGTATTTAAGGAAGACATTGTGCTGTGTTgtgcagtcgcttcagtcgtgtctgactctttaccaccctatGATGGGTGGTAGCCCgacaggctcgtctgtccacgggattctccaggcaagaatactggagtgggttgccatgcactcttccaggggatcttcccaacccaaggatgacCCATTTCTCTTACGTCTGCTGtattggtgggcaggttctttaccactcgtgccacctgggaagccttggcaAACATAGCACCATGCTGCACGTGAAGAGAGCAACATGAGGCTACTAGACGACcacttgaaggggaaaaaaaatactaattgtGGTTGACATTGCCAGAGCACAGGCCTAAGTGAGCAAAAGAAACAGTTGCTTGGAAACGAATTCTGAGAGCTCATGGTGGAACCTTAGCCtaagggaggggaagagaagggaggacGTTGGGAGTTACTACAGGGGGGGAGTAACCAGAGGGGGCAGGTGTTAGAAAGCAGGCAGCAGCCACTGAAATCACTGCCTGAAATTTTGTGCTTCTTGAGCTAATCTTTTTCGTTTTTTAAAGCAATGTTTGAATGTAAAACTGCTTTGATTCAGGTGTGTACACTTATATCATGACAGTTTCACTCAAGTGAATGGTTCCAGTATTCCATTGAGCTTTAAGCAgtgtgaaaaatacattttgtacCGCAACTGGTCTTGTCTTCTTTCAGACAGGGCACTTTAATTTTTAACTGAGGAGGTCTTGTAATTTGTTCATCGGTAGTTCAGCTTTCTTTTAGCAGCATGGAAGAGGTGGGAGATAATGTGGAACTGGCACCAAAGAAAGATCTCTACTTACTGGAAGATGGGGAGGGCGAAGGCACTGTAAATGAGGCTGCCAATAAAATATAAGAGGAAACCCAGTTAAATTTTAACTTCAGAGAAGCAACAAATGACTTTTTAGCAATATTTATGATATAATTTAAATTGTTTATGCattatctaaaattcaaatttaactgagcatCCTTTATTTTATCTAATAGTAAATAATTCTACCCTAACAGTGATACCTGAGAGATCCCACACATTGTTCTAACGATAATAGCTTTATAGTAAATAAATGTCTtattttgatttccttcaagattatCTTGGCTTTCTTGAACCTTTACTCTTCCAGAGACCAGATTCCTAAATTCTGGGTGGTGGGGGATTTGTGGAATACCTGGTGACATTTTGTCTGGAATCATACTGAATTTATGGATAAATTCCTGTAGAATTGACATGTTTACTGTAGTCACACTTGCCATGATTGTTCTCTCATGTTTTTGTAGGCTTTTGGTAAATGTCTTTCTATTCCTTGCTTGCTAAGggctttctttttattatgcAGGCCttgaattttcttaaatgtttttttagCTTCCCAGATAAAATTTTTGCAGCACACATCTGACTCTCTTTAATGTTTTCTCTAGGGTGATCTGCTAGAGAGTGATCTCTAGGcgaaaatcagaaaggaaatttaCTTGAATCAAGCATGATGGATCCATGTTCAGTTGGAGTCCAGCTTCGGACCACAAATGAGTGCCATAAAACCTATTATACTCGTCATACAGGTTTCAAGACTTTGCAAGAATTGTCATCAAATGACATGCTTCTACTTCAACTGAGAACTGGAATGACACTTTCTGGGAACAATACAATTTGCTTCCATCATGCAAAAGTTTACATCGACAGATTTGAGGATTTGCAGAAGTCATGTTGTGACCCATTTAACATACACAAAAAACTAGCCAAGAAAAATTTACATGTAATTGATTTAGATGATGCCACTTTTCTGAGTGCAAAATTTGGAAGACAGCTTGTACCTGGTTGGAAGCTTTGTCCAAAATGTACACAGATAATCAATGGAAGTGTGGATGTTGATTCTGAAGACCGGCAGAAAAGAAAACCTGACTCAGATGTATGTAGAGTCAATTTTTTCTCCATTACTTCTACAGTGTAgggttttatttaattataaagaaATCATTTATATCAGTTCATTACAGTTGGCCCTTAAACAGCACAGGTTTGAACTCTGcaggtccacttatatgtggactgcTTTCAGTCAGTACAGTACTATTACAGTCTGTGCTTGGTTGAATCCAAAGACGCAGAGGGCCAACTCTGGGGCTTGAGCAGCAGCCTAGCATTTTGGTATCCAGAACTGACAGTGGAACCAGTTGCAC encodes the following:
- the ARL14EP gene encoding ARL14 effector protein, which gives rise to MMDPCSVGVQLRTTNECHKTYYTRHTGFKTLQELSSNDMLLLQLRTGMTLSGNNTICFHHAKVYIDRFEDLQKSCCDPFNIHKKLAKKNLHVIDLDDATFLSAKFGRQLVPGWKLCPKCTQIINGSVDVDSEDRQKRKPDSDGRTAKALRSLQFANPGKQTEFAPETGKREKRRLTKNATAGSDRQVIPAKSKVYDSQGLLIFSGMDLCDCLDEDCLGCFYACPACGSTKCGAECRCDRKWLYEQIEIEGGEIIHNKHAG